A window from Synechococcus sp. RSCCF101 encodes these proteins:
- a CDS encoding D-alanyl-D-alanine carboxypeptidase/D-alanyl-D-alanine-endopeptidase: protein MPIPARSRRLAGRLTLAALVGGLLGTPAARAEADGWSVPPRPVPAAAPASEPAAVPQAPIGLPRLHGGRACPALDSRLRAVLGGEQSRWSVTVADGTGLVLADINGTVPRVPASNQKLFSTAFALDRLGPDHRLTTRLWRLDSGALMLTGEGDPDLGIAQLQRLAKLALGQGGSSGAAPGAVHLKLAELPASQWWPAGWHPADRQYAYGAPITRLALTSNALGQAIANPAGRLRTLLSREITRQGGQPQLELVQASDRSPASGEAVLLHEEPSAPMHALLSLANSESHNFTSEVLLRQAAGTWNLPQALRMQQAWLADLNLPLQGVRLADGSGLDRGNRLTSRAVTGLLVRMAHHPYAPYYRASMAIAGQRGTLRSLYRDPALAGRFRGKTGTLRGVRSISGTLETAAGPRHISMIANGAATPNTTIGQLLRQTQALSPCPAPAAAGRPPAVPG from the coding sequence CGGCGGCGGCGCCCGCGAGCGAACCCGCTGCTGTGCCGCAGGCCCCCATCGGCCTGCCGCGGCTGCACGGGGGCCGGGCCTGCCCCGCCCTGGACAGCCGGCTGAGGGCGGTGCTCGGCGGCGAGCAGTCGCGCTGGAGCGTGACGGTGGCCGACGGCACCGGTCTGGTGCTGGCGGACATCAACGGGACGGTGCCCAGGGTGCCGGCCTCCAACCAGAAGCTGTTCTCCACGGCCTTCGCCCTCGATCGTCTCGGCCCGGATCACCGACTCACCACCCGGCTGTGGCGGCTGGACAGCGGAGCCCTGATGCTCACGGGCGAAGGGGACCCCGACCTGGGAATCGCCCAGCTGCAGAGGCTCGCCAAGCTGGCCCTCGGTCAGGGGGGGTCCTCCGGCGCCGCCCCCGGCGCGGTGCACCTCAAGCTGGCCGAGCTGCCAGCCTCGCAGTGGTGGCCGGCCGGATGGCATCCCGCCGACCGCCAGTACGCCTACGGAGCCCCGATCACCCGTCTGGCCCTCACCAGCAATGCGCTCGGCCAGGCGATCGCCAATCCCGCCGGACGGCTGCGGACATTGCTCAGCCGCGAGATCACACGCCAGGGCGGCCAGCCCCAGCTGGAACTGGTGCAGGCGAGCGATCGCAGCCCCGCGTCCGGCGAGGCCGTGCTGCTGCATGAGGAACCCTCGGCCCCCATGCATGCCCTGCTCAGCCTGGCCAACTCCGAAAGCCACAACTTCACCTCGGAGGTATTGCTCCGCCAGGCGGCGGGCACCTGGAACCTCCCTCAGGCCCTGCGGATGCAGCAGGCCTGGCTCGCCGATCTCAATCTCCCCCTCCAGGGCGTGCGGCTGGCGGACGGCTCAGGACTCGACCGGGGCAATCGCCTCACCAGTCGGGCCGTGACGGGCCTGCTGGTGCGCATGGCCCATCACCCCTACGCCCCCTACTACCGGGCCTCGATGGCCATCGCGGGCCAGCGGGGCACCCTGCGCTCGCTCTACCGGGACCCAGCCCTGGCCGGTCGCTTCCGGGGCAAGACGGGCACGTTGCGGGGGGTGCGATCGATCTCGGGAACCCTTGAGACGGCCGCCGGGCCGCGCCACATCAGCATGATCGCCAACGGCGCAGCAACGCCCAACACCACGATCGGGCAGCTGCTGCGCCAGACCCAGGCGCTCAGCCCCTGCCCCGCACCTGCCGCAGCCGGTCGGCCGCCCGCCGTGCCCGGCTGA
- the coaD gene encoding pantetheine-phosphate adenylyltransferase: protein MQALYPGSFDPLTLGHLDLIQRSTGLFDRVVVAVLRNPSKTPLFSLDERLRQIRQATAGLPGVEVGSFQGLTVDYARRCGATVILRGLRALSDFEFELQIAHTNRSLDAGIETLFMATSAHHSFLSSSVVKEVARFGGDVSHMVPAAVAHDLRGLFNAPSLSP, encoded by the coding sequence ATGCAGGCCCTCTACCCGGGCAGTTTCGACCCCCTCACTCTCGGCCACCTCGATCTGATCCAGCGCAGCACGGGCCTCTTCGACCGCGTGGTGGTGGCGGTGCTGCGCAATCCCTCCAAGACGCCCCTGTTCAGCCTGGACGAGCGGCTGCGGCAGATCCGGCAGGCCACCGCCGGGCTGCCGGGGGTGGAGGTGGGCAGCTTCCAGGGCCTCACGGTCGATTACGCCCGCCGCTGCGGCGCCACCGTGATCCTGCGCGGCCTGCGGGCCCTGAGCGATTTCGAGTTCGAGCTGCAGATCGCCCACACCAACCGCAGTCTCGATGCGGGCATCGAGACCTTGTTCATGGCCACCTCCGCCCACCACAGCTTCCTGAGCAGCTCGGTGGTGAAGGAGGTGGCGCGCTTCGGAGGCGATGTGAGTCACATGGTGCCGGCAGCGGTGGCGCATGACCTGCGCGGCCTCTTTAATGCGCCCAGCCTGTCCCCATGA
- a CDS encoding flavin reductase family protein produces MSLDVAAKKTLLRKIPHGLFICGVAEADHINGFTASWVTQGSFEPPLVVMAVRADSTSHGMIERSGRFSLNVLRADQKDLAAVFFKPQTAVGGRFDATPFKLGELGLPILEEAVGGVECVVVGQVKHGDHSVFVGEVRTAVLHQDVAALDLASTGWSYGG; encoded by the coding sequence ATGAGCCTGGACGTCGCCGCGAAGAAGACCCTGCTGCGCAAGATCCCCCATGGTCTGTTCATCTGCGGCGTCGCCGAGGCCGATCACATCAACGGTTTCACCGCCAGCTGGGTGACCCAGGGATCCTTCGAACCACCGCTGGTGGTGATGGCGGTGCGGGCCGATTCCACATCCCACGGCATGATCGAGCGCAGCGGTCGCTTCTCCCTGAACGTGCTGCGGGCCGATCAGAAGGACCTGGCCGCCGTGTTCTTCAAGCCGCAGACGGCCGTCGGTGGCCGCTTCGATGCGACGCCGTTCAAGCTCGGCGAGCTTGGCCTGCCGATTCTGGAGGAGGCCGTCGGCGGCGTCGAATGCGTGGTGGTGGGCCAGGTGAAGCACGGCGACCACAGCGTCTTCGTCGGTGAGGTCAGAACCGCCGTCCTGCATCAGGACGTCGCGGCCCTCGACCTGGCCTCCACCGGCTGGTCCTACGGCGGCTGA
- the uvrC gene encoding excinuclease ABC subunit UvrC yields MQRGPLILDERRLSERLGELPTEPGCYLMRDERDRILYIGKSKSLRSRVRSYFRSPRELSPRISLMVRQVCEIEIIVTDSEAEALALESNLIKEHQPHFNILLKDDKKYPYLCITWSEDYPRIFITRRRRFRKPEDRFYGPYVDVGLLRRTLFLVKRMFPLRQRPQPLYRDRTCLNYDIGRCPGVCQSRVTPEAYRTTLRKVAMVFQGRSDELQTLLRQQMERYAERLDFEAAAHLRDQLRGLDDLTREQKMSIADSSVSHDVLALAANERVAAVQLFQMRAGKLVGRLGFTADARDGGQGTILQRVMEEHYSQVDPVEIPPTVLLQHRLPQQELIEGWLGERRGRRVHLELPRRQRKAELIELVERNAAYELARAERRADQDQLATEDLAQLLELPQPPRRIEGYDISHIQGSDAVASQVVFIDGLPAKQHYRKYRLRSSSIVSGHSDDFMAMAEVMRRRFRRWATAKAEGHDLARLRREASEVLGDGGFHDWPDVVMIDGGKGQLSAVMEALRELDLHEDLVVCSLAKQREEVFVPGVSAPLESEADQLGVMLLRRLRDEAHRFAVSFHRQQRGQRMTRSRLGEVPGLGPRRQKDLLAHFRSIDAIQLATPEQLRQAPGVGPALAGQIWEHFHPRDPESEPDGIPAEPAAQP; encoded by the coding sequence GTGCAGCGCGGGCCGCTGATCCTCGACGAGCGGCGGCTGAGCGAGCGGCTGGGCGAACTGCCGACCGAGCCCGGCTGCTACCTGATGCGGGATGAGCGGGACCGCATCCTGTACATCGGCAAATCGAAGAGCCTGCGCAGCCGCGTGCGCAGCTACTTCCGCTCACCCCGGGAGCTGAGTCCGCGCATCAGCCTGATGGTGCGGCAGGTGTGCGAGATCGAGATCATCGTCACCGACAGCGAAGCCGAAGCGCTGGCCCTGGAATCGAACCTGATCAAGGAGCACCAGCCCCACTTCAACATCCTGCTGAAGGACGACAAGAAATACCCCTATCTCTGCATCACTTGGAGCGAGGACTATCCCCGCATCTTCATCACGCGGCGCCGGCGCTTCCGCAAGCCGGAGGATCGCTTCTACGGCCCCTACGTGGATGTGGGTCTGCTGCGGCGCACCCTGTTCCTCGTCAAGCGGATGTTTCCCCTCCGCCAGCGGCCCCAGCCCCTCTATCGCGACCGCACCTGTCTCAACTACGACATCGGCCGCTGCCCGGGGGTCTGCCAGTCGCGGGTCACGCCCGAGGCCTACCGCACCACGCTCCGCAAGGTGGCGATGGTGTTCCAGGGCCGCAGCGATGAGCTGCAGACCCTGCTGCGACAGCAGATGGAGCGCTATGCGGAGCGTCTCGACTTCGAGGCCGCAGCCCACCTGCGCGATCAGCTCAGGGGCCTGGATGACCTGACCCGGGAGCAGAAGATGAGCATCGCCGACAGCAGCGTCAGCCACGATGTGCTTGCCCTGGCCGCCAACGAGCGCGTGGCGGCTGTGCAGCTCTTTCAGATGCGGGCCGGCAAGCTGGTGGGACGCCTCGGCTTCACGGCCGATGCGCGCGATGGCGGCCAGGGCACCATCCTCCAGCGGGTGATGGAGGAGCACTACAGCCAGGTGGATCCGGTGGAGATCCCCCCCACCGTGCTGCTGCAGCACCGGCTGCCGCAACAGGAGCTGATCGAGGGCTGGCTCGGGGAGCGGCGTGGCCGCCGGGTGCATCTGGAGCTGCCCCGGCGTCAGCGCAAGGCGGAGCTGATCGAGCTGGTGGAGCGGAACGCCGCCTACGAGCTGGCCCGGGCCGAACGCCGGGCCGATCAGGATCAGCTCGCCACCGAAGACCTGGCCCAGCTGCTGGAGCTGCCGCAGCCGCCCAGGCGGATCGAGGGGTACGACATCAGCCACATCCAGGGCAGCGATGCGGTGGCCTCCCAGGTGGTGTTCATCGACGGGCTGCCGGCCAAGCAGCACTACCGCAAGTACCGGCTGCGCAGCAGCAGCATCGTCAGCGGCCACAGCGACGACTTCATGGCCATGGCCGAGGTGATGCGCCGGCGCTTCCGCCGCTGGGCCACCGCCAAGGCCGAGGGTCACGATCTCGCCCGCCTGCGGCGCGAAGCCTCCGAGGTGCTGGGCGACGGCGGCTTTCACGACTGGCCCGACGTGGTGATGATCGACGGGGGCAAGGGCCAGCTCTCGGCGGTGATGGAGGCCCTGCGGGAACTCGACCTGCACGAGGATCTCGTGGTCTGCTCCCTGGCCAAGCAGCGGGAGGAGGTGTTCGTGCCCGGCGTCAGTGCCCCCCTGGAGAGCGAGGCCGACCAGCTCGGGGTGATGCTGCTGCGGCGCCTGCGGGACGAAGCGCACCGCTTCGCGGTCAGCTTTCATCGCCAGCAGCGCGGGCAGCGCATGACCCGATCCCGGCTCGGGGAGGTGCCGGGACTCGGACCGCGCCGGCAGAAGGACCTGCTGGCTCACTTCCGCTCCATTGACGCCATCCAGCTGGCCACACCCGAGCAGCTGCGCCAGGCGCCGGGGGTGGGGCCCGCCCTGGCCGGACAGATCTGGGAGCACTTCCACCCGCGCGACCCGGAGAGCGAGCCTGACGGCATCCCGGCAGAGCCGGCTGCACAGCCATGA
- a CDS encoding cryptochrome/photolyase family protein, whose translation MAGASDGRREASSQRRLGIWVLGDQLHAGQAALASSGPGDCRVLLLQSLDQAARRRCHRQKLVLVWSAMRHFAAELRAAGWVVDAVSAESYGRGLRRWIEAHGVQELRLMEPADRGFRSLVMGLLEPIPNPPELVWVPSNAFLWSREAFAGWAGRHRQLRMESFYRDGRRRFGVLMEGEGAAATPMGGRWNFDKENRRPPRKGLAPPPPLRWTPDAITAEVIEHVASLPDLPGSVDGFGWPVTRAQALEALEHFIATRLADFGTYQDAMVRGQPTMWHALLSSSLNLGLLQPLEVIRRLEQRGLEDDVPLNALEGVIRQILGWREYTHGLHHWFGEDYGRSNALDAHRPLPDWLEALGGSGMACMDTVLGEIRDSAYAHHIQRLMILGNYGLLAGLDPQAFTGWFRRLFIDSADWVMETNVIGMALHADGGRLASKPYAASGSYVNRMSDYCRQCRFKPKQRSGEEACPFTSLYWDFLARHRDRFGAHPRMALVYKQLEKIPAGELEATRAAAARHLQGTGAS comes from the coding sequence ATGGCCGGGGCGAGCGACGGGCGAAGGGAGGCATCCAGCCAGCGCAGGCTGGGGATCTGGGTGCTGGGGGATCAGCTCCACGCCGGGCAGGCAGCCCTCGCCTCCAGCGGACCCGGCGACTGTCGGGTGCTGCTGCTCCAGAGCCTGGATCAGGCGGCCCGGCGCCGCTGCCACCGCCAGAAGCTGGTGCTGGTCTGGAGTGCGATGCGCCATTTCGCGGCCGAACTGAGGGCCGCGGGGTGGGTGGTGGATGCGGTGAGCGCCGAGAGCTACGGCCGCGGCCTGCGCCGCTGGATCGAGGCCCACGGGGTGCAGGAGCTGCGACTGATGGAGCCGGCCGACCGCGGATTCCGCTCCCTGGTGATGGGTCTGCTCGAGCCGATCCCGAATCCACCCGAGCTGGTCTGGGTGCCCTCCAACGCGTTCCTCTGGAGCCGGGAGGCCTTTGCCGGCTGGGCCGGCCGGCACCGGCAGCTGCGGATGGAGTCCTTCTACCGGGACGGGAGGCGCCGCTTCGGTGTGCTGATGGAGGGAGAGGGAGCCGCCGCCACACCGATGGGGGGACGCTGGAACTTCGATAAGGAGAACCGCCGCCCACCTCGGAAGGGCCTGGCGCCGCCGCCACCGCTGCGCTGGACCCCCGACGCGATCACGGCGGAGGTGATCGAGCATGTGGCGAGCCTGCCTGACCTGCCCGGCAGCGTGGACGGGTTCGGCTGGCCCGTGACCCGGGCCCAGGCGCTCGAGGCCCTGGAGCATTTCATCGCCACCCGCCTGGCGGACTTCGGCACCTACCAGGACGCCATGGTGCGCGGCCAGCCCACCATGTGGCACGCCCTGCTGAGCTCCTCGCTCAACCTGGGCCTGCTGCAGCCGCTGGAGGTGATCCGCCGGCTGGAGCAGCGCGGCCTGGAGGACGACGTGCCCCTCAACGCCCTCGAGGGGGTGATCCGGCAGATCCTCGGCTGGCGGGAGTACACCCATGGCCTGCACCACTGGTTCGGGGAGGACTACGGCCGCAGCAACGCCCTGGACGCCCATCGCCCCCTCCCCGACTGGCTCGAGGCCCTCGGGGGCAGCGGCATGGCCTGCATGGACACGGTGCTGGGGGAGATCCGCGACTCGGCCTACGCCCACCACATCCAGCGGCTGATGATCCTGGGCAACTACGGGCTGCTGGCGGGCCTGGATCCCCAGGCCTTCACCGGCTGGTTCCGCCGGCTGTTCATCGATTCGGCCGACTGGGTCATGGAAACCAACGTGATCGGCATGGCGCTCCACGCCGACGGTGGCCGGCTCGCCAGCAAGCCCTATGCCGCCAGCGGCAGCTACGTGAACCGCATGAGCGACTACTGCCGCCAGTGCCGCTTCAAGCCCAAGCAGCGCAGCGGCGAGGAGGCCTGCCCCTTCACCTCCCTCTACTGGGACTTCCTGGCCCGGCATCGGGACCGCTTCGGCGCCCATCCGCGCATGGCGCTGGTCTACAAGCAGCTCGAGAAGATCCCCGCCGGGGAACTGGAGGCCACTCGCGCAGCGGCAGCACGGCATCTGCAGGGCACCGGCGCTTCCTAA
- the hemJ gene encoding protoporphyrinogen oxidase HemJ — MALPAEAYLWFKTLHIVGVVVWFAGLFYLVRLFIYHVEAEALEPALREPFRQQYALMEKRLANIITTPGMVVAVSMAIGLLISQPGWLREGWMHAKLALVAALLAYHVFCYRLMGQLASGTCGWTGRQLRALNELPTLLLVLVVMLVVFKGQFPTGAATWFIAALVVAMAGSIQFYARWRRLRAEAQAQA; from the coding sequence ATGGCATTACCGGCCGAGGCCTATCTCTGGTTCAAGACCCTCCACATCGTGGGTGTGGTGGTGTGGTTCGCCGGGCTCTTCTATCTCGTTCGCCTGTTCATCTATCACGTGGAGGCCGAAGCCCTGGAGCCGGCCCTGCGGGAGCCCTTCCGTCAGCAGTACGCCCTGATGGAGAAACGCCTGGCCAACATCATCACCACCCCGGGGATGGTGGTGGCCGTGAGCATGGCGATCGGGCTGCTGATCAGCCAGCCCGGCTGGTTGAGGGAGGGCTGGATGCACGCCAAGCTCGCCCTGGTGGCTGCGCTGCTGGCCTACCACGTGTTCTGTTATCGCCTGATGGGCCAGCTGGCATCCGGGACCTGCGGCTGGACCGGCAGGCAGCTGCGCGCCCTCAATGAACTGCCGACCCTGCTGCTGGTGCTCGTGGTGATGCTGGTGGTCTTCAAGGGTCAGTTCCCCACAGGCGCCGCCACCTGGTTCATCGCAGCCCTGGTGGTGGCCATGGCCGGCTCAATCCAGTTCTATGCCCGCTGGCGGCGCCTGCGGGCGGAAGCCCAGGCCCAGGCCTGA
- a CDS encoding PHP domain-containing protein, whose amino-acid sequence MTTLQSPPRLRHPLARVLAAVGPDCCPERVNFHCHTVCSDGSLEPEALARQALGIGLEHLAVTDHHSLAAHSRLEAVFAAGSADGQPRPTLWTGVEISCLLRRCLVHVLALGFQADAPSIRPYLQGDSVSGSLLQAAAVRDAVHEAGGLVVLAHPARYRLPFQPLLEEAASLGFDGAETWYDYEMQPHWQPTPLVCEAIDALAGELGLLRSGGTDSHGYSLRGR is encoded by the coding sequence ATGACCACCCTGCAGAGCCCTCCCCGTCTCCGGCATCCCCTGGCCCGGGTGCTGGCCGCGGTGGGGCCGGACTGCTGCCCGGAGCGGGTGAACTTCCACTGCCACACGGTCTGCAGCGACGGCAGCCTCGAGCCGGAAGCGCTGGCCCGGCAGGCTCTCGGCATCGGCCTGGAGCACCTGGCGGTGACCGATCACCACAGCCTGGCGGCCCACAGCCGGCTGGAGGCGGTCTTCGCCGCCGGGTCGGCCGATGGTCAGCCCCGCCCGACCCTCTGGACCGGCGTGGAGATCAGCTGCCTGCTGCGCCGCTGCCTCGTGCATGTGCTGGCCCTGGGATTCCAGGCGGATGCCCCCTCGATCCGGCCCTACCTCCAGGGCGACAGCGTCAGCGGCTCCCTGCTGCAGGCGGCCGCCGTGCGCGACGCGGTGCATGAGGCGGGCGGGCTGGTGGTGCTGGCGCACCCGGCCCGCTACCGCCTCCCCTTCCAGCCCCTGCTGGAGGAAGCGGCGTCCCTCGGCTTCGACGGTGCCGAGACCTGGTACGACTACGAGATGCAGCCCCACTGGCAGCCGACCCCGCTGGTCTGCGAGGCCATCGATGCCCTGGCCGGCGAGCTGGGACTGCTGCGCAGCGGCGGAACCGACAGCCACGGTTATTCCCTGCGGGGCCGGTAG